One Magnetovibrio sp. PR-2 DNA window includes the following coding sequences:
- a CDS encoding P-II family nitrogen regulator has product MNLKMIMALVKDEITQTVIDAAREKGATGATIITSAQGEGLKKEKTFLGLDLAAQRDIVLFMVAAPKAREILEEIARAGKFDEDPGSGIACQIALEDAVGITSQLQTLKDEVEEEL; this is encoded by the coding sequence ATGAACCTCAAAATGATTATGGCGCTCGTCAAAGACGAGATCACGCAAACCGTCATCGATGCCGCGCGTGAAAAAGGGGCAACGGGGGCGACGATTATCACCAGCGCCCAGGGTGAAGGCCTAAAAAAGGAAAAAACCTTTCTTGGGTTGGATTTGGCCGCGCAGCGCGACATCGTGCTGTTCATGGTGGCCGCGCCAAAGGCCCGTGAAATTCTTGAAGAGATTGCCCGCGCCGGGAAATTCGACGAAGACCCCGGTTCCGGGATCGCTTGCCAGATTGCGTTGGAGGATGCCGTCGGCATTACCAGCCAATTGCAAACTTTGAAAGATGAAGTGGAAGAAGAGCTATGA
- a CDS encoding CBS domain-containing protein has product MSEQSYVKVEDIMSTNIETIDAMATVHDAVTKMRDAGVSSLVADRRDQTDEYGLVVVSDIAKQVVSKNRAPERVNVYEIMSKPVLTVPKDMNIRYAVRLLTQFGLSRGIVVDEHRAPVGIVTLRDLVLRHID; this is encoded by the coding sequence ATGAGCGAGCAAAGCTATGTCAAAGTTGAGGACATCATGTCCACGAACATTGAAACCATCGATGCCATGGCGACGGTCCATGACGCCGTGACCAAAATGCGCGACGCAGGTGTCAGCTCTTTGGTGGCCGACCGCCGCGATCAAACCGATGAATACGGATTGGTGGTGGTGTCTGACATTGCAAAACAGGTGGTCTCAAAAAATCGTGCGCCGGAACGCGTCAACGTCTACGAAATCATGTCCAAGCCGGTGTTGACTGTGCCCAAAGACATGAACATCCGCTATGCGGTGCGTCTTCTCACCCAGTTTGGTCTGTCGCGCGGCATTGTGGTTGACGAGCATCGCGCCCCGGTGGGAATCGTGACGTTGCGCGATTTGGTGCTGCGTCATATCGACTAA
- a CDS encoding HugZ family pyridoxamine 5'-phosphate oxidase, giving the protein MKRPHLKPDEAARLARLIARRTDKGALATSRRAARPSQKGHPYVSKVGVAWDLDGSPLFLFSTLAAHTQDLLADGRASLLLEAPTTKDNPLEGARTTLVGKVRQLAGADTQAARARYLNTHPAAAMYADFGDFALWRMDIEKVHYVGGFGAAKWTKAQDFVTPPLDLGEKANRIVDSYAEDARCVFTHVHARSARGWKLVEIDPDGLVFQGPKKKSERVDFASPATDAKSWRTRLRALVKKAKA; this is encoded by the coding sequence ATGAAGCGTCCTCATCTTAAACCGGACGAAGCTGCGCGCTTGGCCCGCCTGATCGCGCGCCGGACGGACAAGGGCGCGCTGGCCACCAGCCGCCGCGCCGCCCGGCCTAGCCAAAAAGGCCACCCCTATGTCTCTAAAGTGGGCGTGGCGTGGGACTTGGACGGCTCGCCCTTATTTTTGTTTTCCACATTGGCCGCGCACACCCAAGACCTATTGGCCGACGGGCGCGCGTCATTGTTATTGGAAGCGCCCACCACCAAAGACAACCCGTTGGAAGGTGCGCGCACGACGTTGGTGGGCAAGGTTCGCCAGCTGGCAGGGGCTGACACACAGGCCGCGCGCGCACGTTATCTCAACACGCACCCGGCAGCGGCCATGTATGCAGACTTCGGCGACTTTGCCTTGTGGCGCATGGACATTGAAAAAGTGCACTACGTCGGCGGCTTCGGTGCTGCAAAGTGGACCAAGGCCCAAGACTTCGTTACCCCGCCTCTGGACTTGGGCGAAAAAGCAAACCGGATTGTGGACAGCTATGCAGAAGATGCACGGTGCGTCTTTACCCACGTGCATGCACGTTCGGCCCGTGGCTGGAAGCTGGTGGAGATCGATCCGGACGGTCTGGTTTTTCAAGGACCGAAAAAGAAATCTGAACGCGTCGATTTCGCGTCCCCGGCGACGGATGCCAAATCCTGGCGCACGCGGTTGCGCGCTTTGGTGAAAAAGGCCAAGGCTTAA